A stretch of the Paramormyrops kingsleyae isolate MSU_618 chromosome 16, PKINGS_0.4, whole genome shotgun sequence genome encodes the following:
- the tfcp2l1 gene encoding transcription factor CP2-like protein 1 isoform X1, with the protein MLFWHSQPEPYTQHSLRDALASFLKHEETPHISEKCEKMPAFQYVLCAPTSPAVKIHDETLTYLNQGQSYEIRMLNRKLVDYTDISSKFVKSIVRVVFHDRRLQYTEHQQLEGWRWSRPGDRILDIDLPLSMGIVEPQSHPLQLNTVEFLWDPLKGGSVFIQVNCISTEFTPRKHGGEKGVPFRIQVDTFIQNRGREYQEHVHSSSCQVKVFKPKGADRKLKTDREKIEKKSLQDREKYQPCYETTVLAECSPWPDAPGLCCGPPSPMYRSSPTPCGLLEGNCSPDQQGEQMLPSCSDHLLPTWSTQDTQKWLHRHRFSQFCRLFSSFSAADLLKMSKDDFVQICGPADGIRLFNSIKGRCIQPRLTVYVRHQQQAKPMPSEDVYHAIYLDELTASELKEKIANIYNVSPQRISRVYRQGPAGVHVLISDGMVQNFIEETCFTVSTLKVGDENSDGYHIVLK; encoded by the exons ATGCTTTTTTGGCACTCTCAACCAGAACCGTACACCCAGCATTCACTCCG AGATGCATTGGCATCGTTCCTTAAGCACGAGGAGACTCCGCATATCTCCGAAAAGTGCGAAAAAATGCCGGCTTTTCAGTACGTCCTCTGCGCACCTACATCACCAGCGGTAAAAATACACGATGAAACCCTCACCTATCTGAACCAAG gTCAGTCCTACGAAATCCGTATGCTTAACAGGAAACTAGTGGATTATACAGATATAAGCAGCAAATTTGTAAAG AGCATTGTGAGGGTGGTTTTCCACGACCGACGCTTGCAGTACACTGAGCACCAGCAGCTGGAGGGCTGGCGCTGGAGCAGACCTGGCGACAGGATTCTCGATATTG ATTTGCCTCTTTCCATGGGGATCGTGGAGCCACAGTCACACCCCCTGCAGCTGAACACAGTGGAGTTCCTGTGGGATCCCCTTAAAGGCGGCTCCGTGTTCATCCAG GTCAACTGCATCAGCACAGAGTTCACCCCGCGCAAGCACGGCGGGGAGAAGGGGGTGCCCTTCCGCATTCAGGTCGACACCTTCATCCAGAACAGGGGTCGAGAGTACCAGGAGCACGTCCACTCCTCCAGCTGCCAGGTCAAGGTCTTCAAG CCCAAAGGAGCTGATCGCAAACTGAAGACTGACAGGGAAAAGATAGAGAAAAAGTCTCTTCAAGACAGAGAGAAATACCAGCCCTGCTATGAAACTACAGTGCTTGCTGAG TGCTCGCCGTGGCCCGACGCCCCTGGCCTGTGCTgtggccccccctcccccatgtacCGCAGCTCTCCGACCCCCTGCGGTCTTCTGGAAGG AAACTGCTCTcctgaccagcagggggagcagatGCTGCCCAGTTGCTCTGAT CACCTCCTGCCCACGTGGTCCACGCAGGACACACAGAAATGGCTTCATCGCCATCGATTCTCACAGTTCTGCAGGTTGTTCTCCAGCTTCTCAG CTGCTGACCTATTGAAAATGTCCAAAGATGACTTCGTCCAGATCTGCGGTCCGGCGGATGGGATCCGGCTGTTTAACTCCATTAAAGGGCG GTGCATACAGCCGCGCCTCACGGTCTACGTGCGTCACCAGCAGCAGGCTAAGCCAATGCCCAGCGAGGACG TGTACCATGCCATCTACCTGGATGAACTCACTGCGTCTGAGCTGAAGGAGAAGATCGCCAACATCTACAATGTGTCCCCACAGCGAATCAGCCGGGTGTACAGGCAGGGCCCGGCCGGAGTCCATGTGTTGATATCCGACGGG ATGGTGCAGAACTTCATTGAGGAAACCTGTTTCACTGTCAGCACACTGAAAG ttgGTGATGAGAACAGTGATGGCTACCACATTGTCCTCAAATAA
- the tfcp2l1 gene encoding transcription factor CP2-like protein 1 isoform X2: MLNRKLVDYTDISSKFVKSIVRVVFHDRRLQYTEHQQLEGWRWSRPGDRILDIDLPLSMGIVEPQSHPLQLNTVEFLWDPLKGGSVFIQVNCISTEFTPRKHGGEKGVPFRIQVDTFIQNRGREYQEHVHSSSCQVKVFKPKGADRKLKTDREKIEKKSLQDREKYQPCYETTVLAECSPWPDAPGLCCGPPSPMYRSSPTPCGLLEGNCSPDQQGEQMLPSCSDHLLPTWSTQDTQKWLHRHRFSQFCRLFSSFSAADLLKMSKDDFVQICGPADGIRLFNSIKGRCIQPRLTVYVRHQQQAKPMPSEDVYHAIYLDELTASELKEKIANIYNVSPQRISRVYRQGPAGVHVLISDGMVQNFIEETCFTVSTLKVGDENSDGYHIVLK, from the exons ATGCTTAACAGGAAACTAGTGGATTATACAGATATAAGCAGCAAATTTGTAAAG AGCATTGTGAGGGTGGTTTTCCACGACCGACGCTTGCAGTACACTGAGCACCAGCAGCTGGAGGGCTGGCGCTGGAGCAGACCTGGCGACAGGATTCTCGATATTG ATTTGCCTCTTTCCATGGGGATCGTGGAGCCACAGTCACACCCCCTGCAGCTGAACACAGTGGAGTTCCTGTGGGATCCCCTTAAAGGCGGCTCCGTGTTCATCCAG GTCAACTGCATCAGCACAGAGTTCACCCCGCGCAAGCACGGCGGGGAGAAGGGGGTGCCCTTCCGCATTCAGGTCGACACCTTCATCCAGAACAGGGGTCGAGAGTACCAGGAGCACGTCCACTCCTCCAGCTGCCAGGTCAAGGTCTTCAAG CCCAAAGGAGCTGATCGCAAACTGAAGACTGACAGGGAAAAGATAGAGAAAAAGTCTCTTCAAGACAGAGAGAAATACCAGCCCTGCTATGAAACTACAGTGCTTGCTGAG TGCTCGCCGTGGCCCGACGCCCCTGGCCTGTGCTgtggccccccctcccccatgtacCGCAGCTCTCCGACCCCCTGCGGTCTTCTGGAAGG AAACTGCTCTcctgaccagcagggggagcagatGCTGCCCAGTTGCTCTGAT CACCTCCTGCCCACGTGGTCCACGCAGGACACACAGAAATGGCTTCATCGCCATCGATTCTCACAGTTCTGCAGGTTGTTCTCCAGCTTCTCAG CTGCTGACCTATTGAAAATGTCCAAAGATGACTTCGTCCAGATCTGCGGTCCGGCGGATGGGATCCGGCTGTTTAACTCCATTAAAGGGCG GTGCATACAGCCGCGCCTCACGGTCTACGTGCGTCACCAGCAGCAGGCTAAGCCAATGCCCAGCGAGGACG TGTACCATGCCATCTACCTGGATGAACTCACTGCGTCTGAGCTGAAGGAGAAGATCGCCAACATCTACAATGTGTCCCCACAGCGAATCAGCCGGGTGTACAGGCAGGGCCCGGCCGGAGTCCATGTGTTGATATCCGACGGG ATGGTGCAGAACTTCATTGAGGAAACCTGTTTCACTGTCAGCACACTGAAAG ttgGTGATGAGAACAGTGATGGCTACCACATTGTCCTCAAATAA